The Prochlorococcus marinus XMU1404 DNA segment TAATAGATTTAAAAATTAACTTTAATGAAATAAAAGACAAATCAGCAACTACAAAATTGGGCAATTCATCGCTTCTAGATAAAAGATCATGAGGTTTTAAATTTCGAATATTAGTTCTTTCAAAAAGTATGACTTTGGGGTTATTCCTAATCTTCCATGCAGTTTGTCCATAACCAACATCTATCCCATAAACTAATTTTGCTCCTTGTTGCAATAAGCAATCAGTAAATCCCCCCGTAGAGATTCCTGCGTCAATACATATTTTATCTTGTACTTTAATTTCAAGTCTTTTAAATGCCTCCAATAATTTTTCGCCTCCCCTTGAAACAAACATAGGTTCGGATTCAATAAACAATTCAGCTCCAATTAATACTTGCTGTCCAGGTTTATCCAATACTTTTCCATTGACATCTCTAACCTTACCAGCAAGAATTAAACCTTGGGCTTTTTGACGCGTTTCACATAAACCTTTATTAAAAAGATAAAGGTCTAATCTACTTTTTTTAATCATCAATTAATAAAAAAGACTGAATAATGAACTTCTACGAGATTAAGATCCAAATTCTTTTATACCTTTTAATTTTAAATTAGAACTAAAAAATTACCTATTAATCATAAAGGCAATAAATGCAAATATTCAAATATTTAAATTTTCTTGAATCTGCAGAAAAATGTTACATAAGAAAATAATAATCAGGCAAATATGTTCAATGGCAATTACATCTTCAAGGTATAGGGCAATAATTCGATTTTGGTTATAAAGTTTAAATTGATGATTAATAAAAATTGTGATTGAGCGTTACACATTACCCGAAATGGGGAAAATCTGGACTGAAAGCGCAAAATTCCAGAGTTGGCTGAAGGTTGAAATAGCTGCATGTGAAGCAAATTTTTCCCTCGGGAAAATTCCTGAGAATGCCATGAAAGAGATACGTGCAAATGCAAAGTTTGATAAATCTAGAATTACAGAAATTGAGAAAGAAGTTAAACATGATGTCATAGCATTTCTTACAAGCGTTAATGAATTTGTAGGAGATTCTGGAAGATACATACATGTTGGCATGACCAGTAGTGATGTCCTTGATACTGGCTTATCTCTTCAGTTAAAAGATTCTTCCGAATTGTTATTAGAAGAAATTGAGAAACTAGAAAATGAAGTCAGATTATTAGCAAGGAAGCATAAAAATACATTAATGATTGGCAGATCTCATGCAATTCATGGGGAGCCAATTTCCTTCGGTTTTAAACTTGCTGGATGGTTAGCAGAAATACTAAGAAACAAAAAAAGATTGTTAACACTTAAAGAATCTGTAGCAATTGGACAAATAAGTGGTGCAATGGGAACTTACGCTAATACTAATCCCAAAGTAGAAAAAATAACTTGTGATTTACTCGGCTTAAAACCAGACACAGCAAGTACGCAGGTTATATCAAGAGACAGGCACGCAGAATATGTTCAAACTATTGCATTAGTTGGCGCTTCTCTAGATAGATTCGCAACTGAAATAAGAAATTTACAAAGAACTGATGTTTTAGAAGTTGAAGAGGGCTTTACAAAAGGGCAAAAAGGAAGTTCTGCCATGCCTCATAAAAGAAATCCTATTCGAAGTGAAAGAGTAAGCGGTTTAGCAAGGGTTTTGAGAAGTTACGTCGTAACAGCTCTGGAAAATGTTCCACTTTGGCACGAAAGAGACATAAGCCATAGTTCAAATGAACGTATTATGTTACCTGACGTATCAATCTGTTTGCATTTTATGCTCAGGGAAATGAAAGATATCGTAAGCGATTTGGAAGTTTATCCAAAAAATATGCTCAAAAATTTAAATATATATGGCGGTGTAATCTTTAGTCAGAAAGTTTTACTTTTGCTTGTAGAGAAGGGCTTATCTAGAGAAAAAGCTTATAGCTTAGTACAAAAAAATGCTCATCAGGCTTGGAATACTCAGAATGGGAATTTCAAACAAAATATAGAGAGAGATAATGAAATAATGGATTTTATCGATCAAAGCGACTTAGAAGAATGTTTTAATCCTTCAATTCATCTCAATAATTTAAGTGTAATATGGGAGAAGTTAGGTATCTAGGATTTACTGAAAACCTTATCTAAGTTAAACCAGTGTTTTCAGAGGAATAATGAAAAAAAACTTTAGGATTGAAAAAGATAGTATGGGAACAATAGAGGTTCCCATCGAAGCTTTATGGGGTGCTCAAACACAAAGATCTATAATAAATTTTTCTATTGGAGAAGAATTAATTCCAATTGAGTTAATTTATTCACTTACCCTTATAAAAAAAGCGGCTTCAATTGCGAATTTCAATTTAGGGTTAATAGATAAAAGAAAAAAAGATTTGATTGTAGAGGCATGTACAGAAATACTTGATGGGCTTCATGATTCACAGTTCCCCTTAAAGGTTTGGCAAACAGGTAGTGGCACGCAAACAAATATGAACGTTAATGAGGTAATTTCAAATATTGCAGCATTAAAAACAAATTCAGATCTTGGTAGTCATCAACCAATTCATCCGAATGATGATGTCAATAAATCTCAGTCAACTAATGATACTTTTCCTGCTGCTATTCAAATATCTGTTGTTAATGAAATAATCAAAAATCTAATTCCAACGATTAGAGAACTTACGAAGATCCTTGATAAAAAAAGTGAAGAATGGAAAGACCTTATAAAGATAGGAAGAACCCATTTTCAAGATGCAGTGCCCCTTTCTTTTGGTCAAGAAATATCAGGATGGTCAGAACAACTTAAAGATGCTGAGAATGCAATTATTATGAGTCTGAATGAATTGTATTTCTTACCTCTAGGAGGGACTGCAGTTGGTACAGGTATTAATTGTCCAAAAGGATTTTGTGAAGAGTCTATAAAAATAATTTCGGATGATTCTAATCTAATGTTCTATAAATCAAAAAATAATTTTTCTATCATGGCCTCGCATGATCGTCTAGCTCAAGTAATGAGTCAGATAAAAATATTGGCAGGTGCATTATTTAAAATTTCAAATGATATAAAAATATTATCTTCTGGTCCAAGATCAGGAATATATGAATTAATTATCCCTCAAAATGAACCTGGAAGTTCTATCATGCCGGGCAAAGTGAATCCAACTCAATGCGAAGCCTTATCAATGGTTTGCACTCAGATAATGGGTCTTGAATATGCAGTTTCAATGGCAAATTCTAGCGGCACTTTACAGATGAATGAATATAAGCCTCTTATTGGATTTAATATTCTTACAAGTTTAAAATTACTTAAAAATGCAATAAAAAACTTCAGAATAAAATTAGTTGATGGGATGGAACCTAATCAAAAGAAAATGAAGTTAAATTTAGAAAATTCACTAATGTTAGTTACAGCCATAGTACCAAAAGTTGGTTATGAAAAAGCAGCTGAAATTGCAAACCTTGCCTTCAAAAAATCATTAAATTTAAAAGAGGCAACACTTAAATTAGGTTATTTAAACGAAGATGAATTTGATGAAGCAATGAATATTAATTCAATGATTTGAATAAAAAATTTAAGAATTATTGTCAATTCTTTTTGTTGCAGGATTAATATCTTCAGATACTTTTATAAGATCATTAGATTCAGAAACAGGAAAACGATTAATAGATTTTAATGCTAGCTTTGCTTTGCTTTTTAGTTTATTACTAACACCAATACAGTATTGCACTTGAGAAAGAACATCTATTGATCTTCTAATAATCCTCACTACATCACCTTCGTCTAATGAAGTATTAAAAACCAAATCTTTCCATTTTTTTCCCCTTGCCCACTCAGAAATAATTCCAGTCAACTCTGTTTCTAAATAGATAGGAATGTCAATATGAAACTTATTTTGTTGAGAAGCGACTAATTTTCTTAAACTATCTAATTCATTAAAAACATCTATTACCTTTAAAGAAGGCTTGAAATTACACCAAAGATTTGGCCTCCTTACATCAACGCATATAGCTTGAATAATTGCAGCTAACTCAGGAGGATCTAAATCGTCCAAATAACCACTGACTAAAACAAGACCAATCCATAATTCATTTTCACTTCTTATTGCACCAACTGTTTGTCCAACTTCTGTCAATTCCAAATCATTTAAACAACCAAAATGATTCAAAATTTTAATCAAATCGGTAAAAGTTCTCCAGTTATGATTTTCTTTATCCTCAAGAAGTTTTTTTCTCATATTTATTTCTTGTTCAAAATCAACAATTCTTTTTCTATATTTCTTTAATTTCCTTGGGTCCCCAAATCTATGGGCGGGATGATCAGTGACTGTTTCTTCTAAATTATTAATTTGTTGCTCTTGTGCCAAAACTTCCTTTGTCAGATCATATTGTGGAGTTTGTAAATCATTTTTTTTAGAAATTTGTAAAATTCGATCCGCGAAACACTGCGACATATCATCTCCCCTAACTACCTCTCCAGAAAAATACATCTTTGGTGCTTCAAGTCCTAAGACATCAACTGCATCCAAATCATTAAAAATACTTACTATGTATGAGGGTTTTATGAGAATAAATAAATTATCAATTGTCAAACACAATAAACTCTTAATTTTTTGGGATTCATATATTTTCTTACAAATTAATCCTGGAACAATTTTTCTTTTAATTTGAGGAGCTTTGATTGAAATTAAGCTTCCATCTTTAATATATGGGAGTGCATTAGTGATCTCTTCTGATAATTTTTCTGCTGCTTGTTTTTCTAAAATTTTCAAGAGTCTTCTCTCTTCTTTAAGACGATTTTTTAACTTTTCGTAGGCATCAAAATCTTTCCATGAAACATCAGATGTAATTTTTTTTAAGTCAATTAAATCCCTTTCTAAATTTTCAAGAATTATATTCTCATCTGAGGATTGACCTGAATATAAAAAACTACCAAAACTTCTTTTAATTAATTCTTTAGACTTTTCTAAAGTATAACTTTGTAAAAGATTAAGTACCATTCCATAGCTTGGAGTAAATTGACTCTCTAAAGAATTTGGTTTGCTAATAGCCAGTGCACTTGCTTCTTTGGCACCTTCAAATCTTGTTTGTAATGTAACAACATATCCTTGGGTATCTTTTCCTCTTCTTCCAGCTCTTCCTGACATTTGCAAAAATTCACTGCTAAATAATAATCTATGCCCATCTTCTGTCCTTTTTGATAAAGAAGAAATAACAGTTGTTCTTGCGGGCATATTAATTCCTGCAGCAAGAGTTTCAGTTGCAAAAACAACTTTTATCAAACCTTGCTGAAATAATTCCTCAACCAATTCTTTCCAGGCAGGCAATAATCCAGCATGATGTGATGCAATACCTCGTTTTAATGCCTCACATTGAGATTTATCTTTAATTGCCTCTTGATTATTTTTAAGATAAACATCTAATTTTTGGGATATCATATTTGCTTCTGAATAACTAACTAAAGTTAAGTCTTTTATATTCTCAATAGCCTTGTCACAGCCTCTTCTACTAAAAATAAAGTAAATAGCTGGCAACATATTTCGTTCAGCTAGTTTCGAGATCACAAAGCCAATTGAGGGA contains these protein-coding regions:
- a CDS encoding TlyA family RNA methyltransferase, with the translated sequence MIKKSRLDLYLFNKGLCETRQKAQGLILAGKVRDVNGKVLDKPGQQVLIGAELFIESEPMFVSRGGEKLLEAFKRLEIKVQDKICIDAGISTGGFTDCLLQQGAKLVYGIDVGYGQTAWKIRNNPKVILFERTNIRNLKPHDLLSRSDELPNFVVADLSFISLKLIFKSINNLLVGDSIEGIFLIKPQFEVGKDKVSKGGVVRNPKFHVEAIESVICTAKNFQWNIKNLIASPLVGPAGNHEYLAWMSLKNESNPRINSQYIKNLVNETL
- the purB gene encoding adenylosuccinate lyase encodes the protein MIERYTLPEMGKIWTESAKFQSWLKVEIAACEANFSLGKIPENAMKEIRANAKFDKSRITEIEKEVKHDVIAFLTSVNEFVGDSGRYIHVGMTSSDVLDTGLSLQLKDSSELLLEEIEKLENEVRLLARKHKNTLMIGRSHAIHGEPISFGFKLAGWLAEILRNKKRLLTLKESVAIGQISGAMGTYANTNPKVEKITCDLLGLKPDTASTQVISRDRHAEYVQTIALVGASLDRFATEIRNLQRTDVLEVEEGFTKGQKGSSAMPHKRNPIRSERVSGLARVLRSYVVTALENVPLWHERDISHSSNERIMLPDVSICLHFMLREMKDIVSDLEVYPKNMLKNLNIYGGVIFSQKVLLLLVEKGLSREKAYSLVQKNAHQAWNTQNGNFKQNIERDNEIMDFIDQSDLEECFNPSIHLNNLSVIWEKLGI
- a CDS encoding class II fumarate hydratase, which produces MKKNFRIEKDSMGTIEVPIEALWGAQTQRSIINFSIGEELIPIELIYSLTLIKKAASIANFNLGLIDKRKKDLIVEACTEILDGLHDSQFPLKVWQTGSGTQTNMNVNEVISNIAALKTNSDLGSHQPIHPNDDVNKSQSTNDTFPAAIQISVVNEIIKNLIPTIRELTKILDKKSEEWKDLIKIGRTHFQDAVPLSFGQEISGWSEQLKDAENAIIMSLNELYFLPLGGTAVGTGINCPKGFCEESIKIISDDSNLMFYKSKNNFSIMASHDRLAQVMSQIKILAGALFKISNDIKILSSGPRSGIYELIIPQNEPGSSIMPGKVNPTQCEALSMVCTQIMGLEYAVSMANSSGTLQMNEYKPLIGFNILTSLKLLKNAIKNFRIKLVDGMEPNQKKMKLNLENSLMLVTAIVPKVGYEKAAEIANLAFKKSLNLKEATLKLGYLNEDEFDEAMNINSMI
- a CDS encoding DEAD/DEAH box helicase is translated as MLNLEEYFPFPLDDFQLEAIRAINSGNSVVLTAPTGSGKTLIGEFAIYRGLTHDSRVFYTTPLKALSNQKFRDFANQYGENKVGLLTGDISINREAPILVMTTEIFRNMLYGEFDEFDDPLENLESVILDECHYMNDPQRGTVWEETIIHCPTRTQIIALSATIANADQLQTWIEKVHGPTVLINSDKRPVPLDFIFCSVKGLHPLLNNKANGIHPNCKIWRAPKGQKRRGKVGRIMQPKSPSIGFVISKLAERNMLPAIYFIFSRRGCDKAIENIKDLTLVSYSEANMISQKLDVYLKNNQEAIKDKSQCEALKRGIASHHAGLLPAWKELVEELFQQGLIKVVFATETLAAGINMPARTTVISSLSKRTEDGHRLLFSSEFLQMSGRAGRRGKDTQGYVVTLQTRFEGAKEASALAISKPNSLESQFTPSYGMVLNLLQSYTLEKSKELIKRSFGSFLYSGQSSDENIILENLERDLIDLKKITSDVSWKDFDAYEKLKNRLKEERRLLKILEKQAAEKLSEEITNALPYIKDGSLISIKAPQIKRKIVPGLICKKIYESQKIKSLLCLTIDNLFILIKPSYIVSIFNDLDAVDVLGLEAPKMYFSGEVVRGDDMSQCFADRILQISKKNDLQTPQYDLTKEVLAQEQQINNLEETVTDHPAHRFGDPRKLKKYRKRIVDFEQEINMRKKLLEDKENHNWRTFTDLIKILNHFGCLNDLELTEVGQTVGAIRSENELWIGLVLVSGYLDDLDPPELAAIIQAICVDVRRPNLWCNFKPSLKVIDVFNELDSLRKLVASQQNKFHIDIPIYLETELTGIISEWARGKKWKDLVFNTSLDEGDVVRIIRRSIDVLSQVQYCIGVSNKLKSKAKLALKSINRFPVSESNDLIKVSEDINPATKRIDNNS